A window of the Lactuca sativa cultivar Salinas chromosome 5, Lsat_Salinas_v11, whole genome shotgun sequence genome harbors these coding sequences:
- the LOC128126381 gene encoding ATP synthase subunit alpha, chloroplastic-like, whose protein sequence is MVTIQADEISNIIRERIEQYNREVKIVNTGTVLQVGDSIARIHGLDEVMAGELVEFEEGTIGIALNLESTNVGVVLMGDGLLIQEGSSVKATGRIAQIPVSEAYLGRVINALAKPIDGRGEISSSEYRLIESPAPGIISRRSVYEPLQTGLIAIDSMIPIGRGQRELIIGDRQTGKTAVATDTILNQQGKNVICVYVAIGQKASSVAQVVTNFQERGAMEYTIVVAETADSPATLQYLAPYTGAALAEYFMYRERHTSIIYDDPSKQAQAYRQMSLLLRRPPGREAYPGDVFYLHSRLLERAAKLSSLLGEGSMTALPIVETQSGDVSAYIPTNVISITDGQIFLSADLFNAGIRPAINVGISVSRVGSAAQIKAMKQVAGKLKLELAQFAELEAFAQFASDLDKATQNQLARGQRLRELLKQSQSAPLGVEEQVLTIYTGTNGYLDSLEIGQVRKFLVELRTYLKTNKPQFQEIISSTKTFTEEAEAILKEAIKEQRERFILQEQAA, encoded by the coding sequence ATGGTAACCATTCAAGCCGACGAAATTAGTAATATTATCCGTGAACGTATTGAGCAATATAATAGAGAAGTAAAGATTGTAAATACCGGTACCGTACTTCAAGTAGGTGATAGCATTGCTCGTATTCATGGTCTTGATGAAGTAATGGCGGGTGAATTAGTAGAATTTGAAGAGGGTACAATAGGCATTGCTCTTAATTTGGAATCAACTAATGTTGGTGTTGTATTAATGGGTGATGGTTTGCTGATACAAGAAGGGAGTTCTGTAAAAGCAACAGGAAGAATTGCTCAGATACCAGTGAGTGAGGCCTATTTGGGTCGTGTTATAAACGCGCTGGCTAAACCTATTGATGGTAGAGGTGAAATTTCATCTTCtgaatataggttaattgaatcGCCCGCTCCAGGGATTATTTCTCGACGTTCTGTATATGAGCCTCTTCAAACAGGGCTTATTGCTATTGATTCAATGATTCCGATAGGACGTGGTCAGCGCGAATTAATTATTGGGGACAGGCAGACCGGTAAAACAGCAGTAGCAACAGATACAATTCTAAATCAACAAGGCAAAAATGTAATATGCGTTTATGTAGCTATTGGTCAAAAAGCATCTTCTGTGGCTCAGGTAGTGACTAATTTCCAGGAAAGGGGCGCGATGGAATATACCATTGTGGTAGCCGAAACGGCGGATTCCCCTGCTACATTACAATACCTCGCTCCTTATACAGGAGCAGCTCTGGCTGAATATTTTATGTACCGTGAACGACACACTTCAATCATTTATGATGATCCCTCTAAACAAGCCCAAGCTTATCGCCAAATGTCTCTTCTATTACGAAGACCACCTGGGCGCGAAGCTTATCCAGGGGATGTTTTTTATTTACATTCACGCCTTTTGGAAAGAGCTGCTAAATTAAGTTCTCTTTTAGGTGAAGGAAGTATGACCGCTTTACCAATAGTGGAAACCCAATCGGGAGATGTTTCGGCTTATATTCCTACTAATGTCATTTCGATTACTGATGGACAAATATTCTTATCTGCTGATCTATTCAATGCTGGAATCCGACCCGCTATTAATGTGGGGATCTCTGTTTCCAGAGTGGGGTCTGCAGCTCAAATTAAAGCTATGAAACAAGTAGCCGGTAAATTAAAATTGGAACTGGCACAATTCGCAGAATTAGAAGCTTTTGCACAATTTGCTTCTGATCTCGATAAAGCTACTCAGAATCAATTGGCAAGAGGTCAACGCTTACGTGAATTGCTTAAACAATCCCAATCCGCCCCTCTCGGGGTAGAAGAACAGGTACTGACTATTTATACCGGAACAAATGGTTATCTTGATTCATTAGAAATTGGACAGGTAAGGAAATTTCTTGTTGAGTTACGTACTTACTTAAAAACCAATAAACCgcagtttcaagaaataatatcttctaccaagacattcACCGAGGAAGCAGAAGCCATTTTGAAAGAAGCTATTAAGGAACAGAGGGAACGTTTTATACTTCAGGAACAAGCAGCCTAA